One region of Lytechinus pictus isolate F3 Inbred chromosome 8, Lp3.0, whole genome shotgun sequence genomic DNA includes:
- the LOC135155219 gene encoding zinc finger protein 511-like → MLKRERSPDQRVIHPQTQSKHCMSNDESHISEPAFDGSYGSSNAMRRMVSLENEQESVSDGCECHVHGCNQAFASVEDYEDHYNVCHRFICRYCQRFYPTNHLLEIHLAESHDSFFSLLSQQQPMYRCLEERCNDRFNDARDRLGHLTSCHGYPANFSFDRRQHSRVVDVSGGLEESRDVDPGAQKKNRICCPPQTRVPDVISFGIGGSELFQSQGS, encoded by the exons ATGCTGAAGCGAGAGAGATCTCCTGACCAGAGGGTCATTCATCCTCAGACTCAGTCCAAGCACTGCATGTCGAATGATGAAAGTCACATTTCAGAGCCTGCCTTTGATGGGAGTTACGGGTCTAGCAATGCGATGAGACGGATGGTCAGTTTGGAGAATGAACAAGAATCTGTTAG TGATGGATGTGAATGCCATGTGCATGGCTGTAATCAGGCTTTCGCAAGTGTAGAGGATTACGAAGACCACTATAACGTTTGTCACCGCTTCATATGTCGTTACTGTCAGCGTTTCTATCCGACGAACCACCTACTGGAAATCCACCTCGCGGAGAGTCACGACAGCTTTTTCTCACTGCTTTCACAACAGCAACCAATG TACCGCTGCCTTGAGGAAAGATGCAACGATCGATTCAATGATGCACGGGACAGGCTCGGTCATCTGACCAGTTGCCATGGATACCCAGCAAACTTCTCCTTTGATAGGAG GCAACACTCAAGAGTGGTTGATGTGTCTGGAGGCCTTGAAGAAAGCAGAGATGTAGATCCCGGTGCCCAGAAGAAGAACAGAATTTGCTGTCCACCTCAAACTCG GGTACCAGATGTCATAAGCTTTGGTATAGGAGGTTCAGAACTGTTTCAGAGTCAAGGAAGTTGA